GGGAAGgcagtccctgccagcagtgctgctgtgcatGGACAGGCTGTCCTGATTTGCCTCTGCAAGCCCAGTCATAAAATCAGTGGATTTGAGATCAGAAGGCCTATGGCATTAAGACAGCCTATCTTAATGTTAAAAAGGGATACAACTTGAAGAATAGAAAATTAGCATAGCAGAAAAAATCCAGCTCTCCCAGTGTGCTTGAAGATGTGTAAGCCACTTAGATACAACCACATACACTACAGCAGGAGTGGATCTGTGCAGGTAAAGGGTCAGTCTGCCTCTCCATACTGTACATTTTTCACTTCAAACTCACTCTAGTCTGGTTTGATGGATTGGACACACAGTTCCATCTTAGGGAAATCCAGGTTGTGCACTCAAGACCACTTTGGGATATAAAGTAAGGCAGAAGGGGATATTTGAACACTTCAGAAGTGCACTGTAAATCCCAAATAGAACCCTTGATACAGATCCACCCCAATTTATTGATATTAATTCACTGTAACAATAAAAAACTCTGCACTATCAAGATGTTTTACCCATATATCACAAGGAATTTTACAAGTGTGGTTAAAGGTGATTATAACGTTCTCAGAGAAATTACCACCTGCTCGTTCCCTTGACTTCTTAGGAACATCCATCTCACTACAAAGCAGTCAGCTCTTACCCAGAATTTCTGTGTCACTGACAGAGCAACAGCTACTGTGGATCTGGCCcatattgctttttcttttttactttacaGTGCTACAAATCTTAACCTTCTTTCATTTTAGCATTCTTTCTTGTGTGTTTACTCATTTTTAACATTCAGGAcaagaaaacaaataaataaataaaaaatgtgcCTGGTTGATCATGTTATGACCAAGtggctttgcttgcttgctgcaGATGCAAGCAGTTGTCAGAGGGAGCTCACAGTCATGACTCAAAAAGCAAGTCACCAAGAACAAAACTATCCTTACAGCCAATTCTTGCACCAACTCTGCTAAGTCCCTTCCTGCCCAGTACAAGAATTCCAGCTAGGAATCTGTGTTCATTCCTGGAAACATGAGTTTTGAGCTTATGCTGGAAAGCTCAGCTGTTGCAgcttcttcccccacacaatttGATTTCTTTATTCTATATTTTGAAAGATGAGGAACTCCTGATGAACACACTTTCACAGACAGGGCAAGCCATGGCACCTCTTTCCAGGATACCAGTAGCAGGGACTTGATAGCAATGACTCAGTTTCTGTCCTTCTTCTTCCCACATGGACTAAACACTTTCCTCTTCTTTCGTGATGCTATAATCTGTTAGCAGTGTAACACTGATTTCTGAGCCACGCATGCTGCCTGTGACTGACAGGGCTCTGGTAGGAGAACTGCTCTGGGGAGCAGTGGGAGGCTTTGCACAGAATGCTGCCTTGCAGCATGAGACTTGCTTTTTAAAATGTTGCCGGAAACTTTTGCTCAGCCAATAAAGAGCAAAAGGGTTGACACAGGAATTGCTGAAGGCCAAGGCACGGGAAAAAATAGTTGCTATCAGATGAAAGGTGGAAGCATTGACAGAAGTGTGGTATGTGAAAGAGCGGTACAGGTAGAGGATGTGGTTGGGCAACCAGCAGAAGGCAAACAGAGCCACAAGCACCAGCACTGTCTTTGCAACTCTCTTGCGGGATTCAATCTACAAGAAAGAAATGCATAGCTGGTAGTAATAGCAATTAGtgaaatatttttgttgttgGTGCTGATTTGCAAAGCAGTGTAAAAGTCTAAATGCTTGAATAACCAAAGAagcaaaaagtaaaaataaaatgaacaaataaaaccccaaaccagaagACCTAAACCAGAAAATAAATCTATTTCATATTTTTTAACAAAGCATTCCCAGTCAAGAGCACTTTTCTTTTCCATTATACATCATATGACACTCTCATCTAGACTAGGACTTAAAAATACGGTAATTAATGTGTCAGCTCGCATGGATGAGGTCCCAGTGTTTAAAATTCAATGTTTTAACTCTTGAGTTTACAGGGTCACGATAAAACACAGACCCGTCTCTCTTTAGGAAAGAGTGGACACTCACAAATGATGAGTCATGAGCATATGCCTAAGTGCACAGATGAGTTTGGATTCAAATTTGGTACAGGCTAAGTTTGTGGAGCTTTTTACTCCATTATGAGGTAAAGTTCTGTACTTAAGAATTAGTATTTAATCAACACAATAGACTTTAGAAAATTGGAGAGTTTAGTGCTTGATCAGAGCTTACCTGCTTACGGGCATGAGAGTGTTCTTCTGCTGGCATGTTGGATGTACTTTTATATAAAGTTCTGGCGATAAGAAAGTAGTAGACAGAAATGACAGCTAAGGGCACAATATAGAACACTAAGAAGCAAACCAGGGAGTGAGCTTCCTGCAGGATCTTCTCAGATACAGGATAGGGGGCACACGCCTCAAAAGTTATATTTTTCTCAGGATTGCTGAAAGAATACAAATCTGAAAAAACAGCCTCTGGGATAGCAAATATCATGGAGACAATCCAAACACAGCCCGCTTTACAGCAGGTCTTCAGGAGCGCATCTGAAGTCTGCAGTTCCAAGGGTTTAACAATGGCTCTGTACCTAGAATGACCAACATTGCTGTCAGAATAAACACAGAAATAATGTGAGCACATACTGCAAAATTCTTAAGGCTAAAGCCATTACTGTTCTCACTAAACAAAGGGTGCTGGAATTCTCTTGGAAATGAAAGCAGACACCAGCTCTTTggaattaaaatcaaaatgtaaaaattattttcaggCATGTATTTTAATGGATTGACAGGCAGGAGTTGCCATTAAAACCTTCCTATGTAAAGATGACTTCTAAAGTTTGGATTGGAATCACTAAGGGCAATCATCACTCCTAATTTTATGACACTGCCTTGAAAGATTTATGAAGGAATTTGTATGCAACATTGATGAAGGTAGGAAACAGGTTAACTATTTTATAAATAGATGAAACCATGCATGTTTGCCCCTCCATTCTTCTGTCTTCCTGAGACCCCTGCTAAGTGCAGTGATCTGACTCAAAATAATACTCCAGGATTCATTCTTATTTATAAAGCAGGAGAGGGCACTGCTTTTGATTCATGCCTGTGATTCTGCAGCATATGGACTGAGTCAGACATACAAGAAGAATCTGGATTAATCTATAGATGTGTGATAATTTGTGTGGAACTGGGACATAGACCAATTTCCTTGAAGGCAGATGAAGCACAAGAAACAATATACCCTGCTCCTAAAGGACCAGGGAGTCTTGATAATGCAGAAAAAGCAACCCCTCCAGGGGAGCACAAGGCTGGCATGAAAAGAAAGGCAGTGAAAAAGGACCCAGAGGATAAGAAAGCTTAGTTGTATCATTTTGCACAAGCTGAGGATCTGGTCTTTTTCTCCTCTAGGCAAATTTAAATAGAAAGCTGGAAGCTGGCTTGCTATTTATCAGATAAATACCATTTTTATTCACTTTGAGCTCTTCTAGCATATTGGAACACAACAGTCTGGCATTAAGCCCATGACTGATCTGAGCTTGCTCTGTAAAAAGTTTATGATGTAGTTACTCTGTGAGAATGTAGTGCAGAGTATTTATATAACAGCTACCATGAAGAATTAAACACAGAAACAAGTGTCTAAACCATACAATCAGAGGagagttggggttggaagggatctttaaaggtcatctagtcatGGTCAATTCTGAATTGACATCCTACAGGACCAAGACCTTGGAACTACAATAGATAGTTCAACATAAACATTAGTTTATTTTCAGCAGtagttaaaaaaccctaaaataaacccaaaacaaaacaacaacaaaaaagcaaaatgttAGGTAGTATTAGGAAAAAATGGAGAACAAAAGAGACAATTGTGCAATTACTTGTATCCCTGATTCATGCAACTTTTTATTATCGTGTGTTGCTCTGCACACCTTAACTAGAAGAAACACAACCTAAGGATGGATTACGACATGAATAGCCTGGGGACATGAAGAGAGATCACTGTCTCCCAACACAAGTGCCAGCACCATCAAATGAAGCCATGTGCAGTGCAGAAATAAAAGGAGTTACTTTGTACAGGCAGTGAAAGCCATTGCTAAGCAAGTTCAAGAAAAAGCTGAACAAGTATCCAAAAGAGAAATTCTTTGAGGTTATAATAAATAGACAGAAACAACATCTGTTCAGTGTCATCTGAAGGtctagggtttaaaatgtagttcAATAGAGGTTTTTTAATCTTCCTACATGTCTTTTCTTGTCCTTATCCTACCACTGCTGGAGGCTAATATTGGTCTACATGGATCCTTGATTTGACCCTATGCAGTCATTCCTGTGCTGGCTGATTATTTTGGAGTACAGTAACTGTACCACTGGTAAAATTCTGGACACATGTACAATTTGCTATTACATACAATCCACGATCACTGGCAGACAAGAGGACCTTTTTTCTCTCTCAATACtaaatttcattttttgtttttctactCCTCAATGCTTCTGCTGATTGGACTGAAATCTCCTCTTAGTTTTGTTCATTCAAGAAAGAAGTACGCAGAAAACAGATTCAGCACTTACTGACAGCAGTCAGAACACTGATCCCTCCTAGTAATGCTGTCATTACAACCTGAGTTTAATTTCATGACCCCTGGGctaaaatatttctgtaaaaGACAGAAGAACTACAAGAGAAAAAGAATTATAAATATATACACTTCTCAAGGTGAAAATTACATTAGCCATCAAATCACGAGAATCATTCCTTTGTCCCCCAGTCTGTTCTGTGTTTTCGTTTGGCTTTTTATACCATGTCAGTCTTTTACGTTCTAGGATTTTAAAGCATCCCTGAGTACATAGGTTAAAGAATTTTCACTCATAATCAGTTTTGTTTTTCATCTTCCTTGACTACTTCACTGTACCACTAGATAGCACCAATATACTGTCTTTTCCCAACTTAAGCCATTTCCTTTTTCTGCACAATTGAGAAAAACCTTTGTACCATACCTCAAACTAATAAAAGGTCAGAAGAGTTAAAGACTTTTCCTCACCTCACTGCCTTAAAAAGAAGTGCTACAATTTTACTATCACACATTTTAAAATTACACGGGGGGCTGGTATGTTGGGATTTTTAATCTATTGCAATGTGCTGTTTAAGACTGTGCAAAATTATGATATCTGCTATTTTATTAATTTCTAATTTCAAACCTGCAGCGTCTCCTGGCAAATCAGTTGCACAGACTCACCTGTCAGCACTGAGAACAGTCAGGGTAAACACTGATACTCCAACTGATGTTAACTGGATAAAAGACAGCAGCTTGCACCCAATTCTTCCGAAGAGCCAGGTATCCGCAATGTAACGTGTTGCATCTATAGGCACACACGTGAGTAAAAGCAGCAGGTCTCCGAATGCCAGGCTGGTGATGAAGATGTTGGGAACCGTCTGCATTGATTTAATCTTGAAAAAAACTTTGATGAGTATTGCATTTCCAAGGAGACCCACTGAAATGATCACAGCGTATGTAACATAAATTGTGCACAATATTTCTAATCCTGGAAAGGAGTCTTCGGTCCATTTTTCATTCCTGCTTTCATTTTCAGAGCTTGATTCCACAGATGCACACAAAGTCTGATTAGCTGATTGCAAGTATAATTGAGACATTTCTTTAACTGTCTCTTCTCCCCAGGCTGGACTTCAATtgataaaaaaaaatgtttaatatttagcttgcAGCATCTCAGCAGGGTCAATGGAAAGGTAGAAGCTTGTGTCTGAAAAACAGATTCCTGTTGCACATTAAATACTTTCACTCCCTTCTGTATCTCAAAACATGCCTAGGAGAAATGCACATAGGTCTTGTTCTGAACTGGATAGGAGGAGAATTTTTTTATTGGCTTTTCAGCTGGTGGAaagagagggaggaggaaaagagaaaCAGAGTTCCTTTAAATACATTAGTTGAAATGAGGTGGGATTTTTACTGCAGATATACTTATGATAAGTAAATATCATATTGTATCAAAACTATAACATTAGGGTTTGTGTATTACATAGCAAACATTTATTACTGTTGTTCAAAAATTTCTAAAATAAGAATATAATGAAAACCTGAAATAGTTTTCCCAATAGTATGGCTAAGCACAGAATATACTAAACACAAAACTCTTCAGTACACATTCATGGCAGATAAAATATATCAGAATATAGTTAATATTTTCTGACaaagcaatagaaacagactatGCTCTTGTTGCAGCGTGACAGGGTGGTAGAAATGCTGCAACCTTCTTTGAAACACCTCCTTCAGAAGCCGCTCAGAGTAAGGCCACAAGAACAGCCATTTCGAGTCCATGCGCATGCCACAGATAACTCAGCAGAGGAAAGGCAGAAAGGATCTTTGCATGATATATTCCAGCAAGGGGTTTATTGCATTCACCATGCCAAAGGGACCAGAGACAAAAGACCAAACCCTGTGGTCTGCACGACTGAAGTGTGGGGTCAGTGACCAATGACctgagggcacaggtgagggcaaAGGGCAGGACCAAGGGCAGCAACCTGCAGGGGGATGAGGGATGAATAATTGGGGTGGGCAGTGTCACCTGGCCAATGGGCGAGGCAATCTGATGTAGATTGACAgtagtgctgcagagcagcatGGGTTCAGTCTTCTCTATAACCCTAGGTGGGGAAAACTCTATGATAGAGTCTTCCCTGAGGGGGAGGAGTCAGAGCATTCCACATGCTCTGATTAGCCTTTCTATCACAGAAATGCAGTGACATTCCAAAAGGCAATATAAAACCAAAATTTATGGCCACAGTACTGGTAACACTTAGGTTTTTTCCCTTGAAACAGTCCCACTCTTTCAATTTATGCCAAAAGTATGAAGAAGTTTACAGGTAGGTGCTGGTTAGATACCTGTTATCTTGCAATAATCCATGTACATATTGGCTTTGAATGGTACAACTGGTGAGTCAAATCTTCTGAGAGAAGATTCCTGATTTCCTGATGCTTTCTCAATCAGACATATAAGTATTAGTATGGGTTTTCTTATCTTTAGATAAGTCAACAGTCAAATCTCAAATAATCTCATAATGTGCTCAAATCATCTTACTTTGATGAACTCCTGCTTAACTTTTCGGTAAACAAAGATACAAGAAACGTGGTGCATTGAGCTAAATCTCCTAAAATTAAGAAAGCCAAGATCTAATTCTAAATAGTGGGAGTGGAAAAGAGATCAAAGGCCTGAAGCCTTATGCCTTGAAAATTAAGATCAGTCACTGGAGTATTTTTCCTTCAGATTGTTCTTGAGCTGTGACATTGGAGTGGAGAAGGTATCCTGCTCAAATCACAAAAGCAGCCTTATAGTCCCCTTAGCTGCACATATTCTGACACACAAAATCAAGCTTGTTTCatttactcaaaaaaaaaataattctctaaGTACTATGCATGAAAAGCCTTATTCTTTTCCTCCCGCGGTCCCAATCCTTTCAAATATAACCATGCCATATATATCAGGTGGTGAAAGACCAGGTGGTAGAATGTACATCAAATGAAAGATCTGTGCTGTGTCATGGTGGGAGGAGACGTTACTGATGGAAAGAGGATTCATGGGTTAAAAGTACCAATTATGCTTTTTGAAAGTGCTTTCAGAAGAGAAGCTCTTTTCATCATCAACCAGAATATGTCCTTTCATGCAGGTGCAGTATGTAGGTTGCTCACAGATTAAGGTACCTTTGAGGATCCTGATTATGTTGTCCACCCACACTGGCGTAGTACCGTACATTATATTTAATACAGAGTTCAGTAATTGTAGCAGATTGTGACAACTTAATGTCAGATACTtacataaatatttcattttcctgTATGGGAGATTCAGGGTGTCACCAAACATTGGGAACTAATTGTACTCCACCAAGTGTTGAGTGCTCAAGGGTGGCATCTGAACGATGCATCAGGTGTTTAGCTGAAACTGGAATTGAGCTGGAAGAAGCTCATTGCTTGTCTTGAATTGCACTAGAGGTTGGTTGATGCACCAAAGCTTGCCCAGCAGCAGAGATCCCAACCAACTCTTACAGTCCCTGAGCTTCCAGAGCTGTTCAAGAGATTTGGGCTGGCAAC
The nucleotide sequence above comes from Melospiza melodia melodia isolate bMelMel2 chromosome 16, bMelMel2.pri, whole genome shotgun sequence. Encoded proteins:
- the BRS3 gene encoding bombesin receptor subtype-3, giving the protein MSQLYLQSANQTLCASVESSSENESRNEKWTEDSFPGLEILCTIYVTYAVIISVGLLGNAILIKVFFKIKSMQTVPNIFITSLAFGDLLLLLTCVPIDATRYIADTWLFGRIGCKLLSFIQLTSVGVSVFTLTVLSADRYRAIVKPLELQTSDALLKTCCKAGCVWIVSMIFAIPEAVFSDLYSFSNPEKNITFEACAPYPVSEKILQEAHSLVCFLVFYIVPLAVISVYYFLIARTLYKSTSNMPAEEHSHARKQIESRKRVAKTVLVLVALFAFCWLPNHILYLYRSFTYHTSVNASTFHLIATIFSRALAFSNSCVNPFALYWLSKSFRQHFKKQVSCCKAAFCAKPPTAPQSSSPTRALSVTGSMRGSEISVTLLTDYSITKEEESV